A single Ziziphus jujuba cultivar Dongzao chromosome 11, ASM3175591v1 DNA region contains:
- the LOC107431683 gene encoding uncharacterized protein LOC107431683 isoform X1: protein MEEDLGASEHVIETLRNRGWCFRGLEQVKAIIIINTALADDDTPTIVASVESELANMDIRTIGGKSLPDPSIIRKSSHLSGPKVLQISSARDISKSSLEDFSNSSGSRRLLRLGLTDGFTEITAIEYSNIPSISDDIVPGTKVCIANKAAIHSGILCLNPKVLTVIGGVVPSLHEEWQMNKKYSGFSRSSLRLSQESDGSGPPPFEKFQIGLPQHRLMQQDFAGSSSRNGERSVVDRNIGIRPTGRQYNLHLKANDIDSSLKSASVAERTEEKPSSSETRPKEVVEYVPVQNQAAAQKLLQKMSQPNQNDRRYKGRRGRWKEKQEEPSVLTLDEWENRKAGVNLLISAEVQNISQDEYLAWQLQNQFDLEDSNVQRGHGGEAEDIRMSMFNYNRDDNGGQGIGHEGRGRGRGRGRGTGRGRGRGDDNEYLVWQPQNQFDLEDSNVRRGHCGEAEDIRMSMFNYNRDDNGGQGIEHEGRGRGRGRGRGRGGGRGRGRGRGRF from the exons ATGGAGGAAGATTTGGGTGCTTCAGAGCATGTTATCGAAACCCTGAGGAACAGAGGATGGTGTTTCAGAGGCTTGGAGCAAGTGAaggccatcatcatcatcaacaccgCTTTGGCCGATGACGACACCCCTACGATTGTGGCTTCGGTGGAGTCGGAGCTCGCTAACATGGACATCAGAACCATTGGAGGCAAGTCCTTGCCCGACCCCTCGATTATTCGCAAATCCTCTCATCTGTCGGGCCCAAAAGTCCTTCAG ATATCTTCGGCGAGAGACATATCCAAAAGCAGCTTAGAGGATTTCTCGAATAGTTCTGGCAGCCGACGTCTTCTGAGACTTGGTCTTACTGATGGATTTACTGAGATAACGGCTATTGAGTATTCAAATATCCCATCAATTTCTGATGATATTGTTCCTGGTACTAAG GTTTGTATAGCAAATAAAGCCGCGATACATAGTGGCATACTTTGTTTGAATCCTAAAGTATTAACTGTAATAGGAGGTGTTGTTCCATCTCTTCATGAAGAATGGCAGATGAACAAAAAATATTCAGGTTTCTCTCGTTCATCTTTAAGGCTATCACAGGAGAGTGATGGTAGTGGTCCTCCTCCATTTGAGAAGTTCCAAATTGGGTTACCCCAACATCGGCTTATGCagcaag ATTTTGCTGGTTCTAGCTCCAGAAACGGTGAGCGTAGTGTGGTTGACAGAAATATTGGTATTAGGCCAACTGGTAGACAATATAACCTTCACTTGAAAGCAAATGACATAGATAGCAGTTTGAAATCAGCTTCTGTGGCAGAAAGAACTGAAGAGAAACCAAGTAGCTCAGAAACAAGACCAAAAGAAG TAGTTGAGTATGTCCCTGTCCAAAATCAAGCAGCTGCGCAAAAACTCCTCCAGAAAATGAGTCAACCAAACCAGAATGATCGGCGATACAAAGGTAGAAGAGGTAGGTGGAAGGAAAAACAAGAGGAGCCCTCTGTATTAACTCTTGATGAATGGGAAAATAGGAAAGCTGGGGTGAACCTTCTAATTTCAGCTGAAGTTCAAAATATCAGTCAGGATGAGTATCTTGCGTGGCAGCTTCAAAACCAATTTGATTTGGAAGATTCTAAT GTACAAAGGGGACATGGTGGGGAAGCAGAAGATATAAGAATGAGCATGTTCAACTACAACAGAGATGACAATGGTGGTCAAGGAATTGGGCATGAAGgaagagggagagggagagggagaggaaGGGGAACGGGGAGAGGGAGAGGAAGGGGAGACGACAATGAGTATCTTGTGTGGCAGCCTCAAAACCAATTTGATTTGGAAGATTCTAAT GTACGAAGGGGACATTGTGGGGAAGCAGAAGATATAAGAATGAGCATGTTCAACTACAACAGAGACGACAATGGTGGTCAAGGAATTGAGCATGAAGgaagagggagagggagagggagaggaaGGGGAAGGGGGGGAGGGAGGGGGAGGGGAAGAGGAAGGGGCAGATTTTGA
- the LOC107431683 gene encoding uncharacterized protein LOC107431683 isoform X2 — translation MTTPLRLWLRWSRSSLTWTSEPLEISSARDISKSSLEDFSNSSGSRRLLRLGLTDGFTEITAIEYSNIPSISDDIVPGTKVCIANKAAIHSGILCLNPKVLTVIGGVVPSLHEEWQMNKKYSGFSRSSLRLSQESDGSGPPPFEKFQIGLPQHRLMQQDFAGSSSRNGERSVVDRNIGIRPTGRQYNLHLKANDIDSSLKSASVAERTEEKPSSSETRPKEVVEYVPVQNQAAAQKLLQKMSQPNQNDRRYKGRRGRWKEKQEEPSVLTLDEWENRKAGVNLLISAEVQNISQDEYLAWQLQNQFDLEDSNVQRGHGGEAEDIRMSMFNYNRDDNGGQGIGHEGRGRGRGRGRGTGRGRGRGDDNEYLVWQPQNQFDLEDSNVRRGHCGEAEDIRMSMFNYNRDDNGGQGIEHEGRGRGRGRGRGRGGGRGRGRGRGRF, via the exons ATGACGACACCCCTACGATTGTGGCTTCGGTGGAGTCGGAGCTCGCTAACATGGACATCAGAACCATTGGAG ATATCTTCGGCGAGAGACATATCCAAAAGCAGCTTAGAGGATTTCTCGAATAGTTCTGGCAGCCGACGTCTTCTGAGACTTGGTCTTACTGATGGATTTACTGAGATAACGGCTATTGAGTATTCAAATATCCCATCAATTTCTGATGATATTGTTCCTGGTACTAAG GTTTGTATAGCAAATAAAGCCGCGATACATAGTGGCATACTTTGTTTGAATCCTAAAGTATTAACTGTAATAGGAGGTGTTGTTCCATCTCTTCATGAAGAATGGCAGATGAACAAAAAATATTCAGGTTTCTCTCGTTCATCTTTAAGGCTATCACAGGAGAGTGATGGTAGTGGTCCTCCTCCATTTGAGAAGTTCCAAATTGGGTTACCCCAACATCGGCTTATGCagcaag ATTTTGCTGGTTCTAGCTCCAGAAACGGTGAGCGTAGTGTGGTTGACAGAAATATTGGTATTAGGCCAACTGGTAGACAATATAACCTTCACTTGAAAGCAAATGACATAGATAGCAGTTTGAAATCAGCTTCTGTGGCAGAAAGAACTGAAGAGAAACCAAGTAGCTCAGAAACAAGACCAAAAGAAG TAGTTGAGTATGTCCCTGTCCAAAATCAAGCAGCTGCGCAAAAACTCCTCCAGAAAATGAGTCAACCAAACCAGAATGATCGGCGATACAAAGGTAGAAGAGGTAGGTGGAAGGAAAAACAAGAGGAGCCCTCTGTATTAACTCTTGATGAATGGGAAAATAGGAAAGCTGGGGTGAACCTTCTAATTTCAGCTGAAGTTCAAAATATCAGTCAGGATGAGTATCTTGCGTGGCAGCTTCAAAACCAATTTGATTTGGAAGATTCTAAT GTACAAAGGGGACATGGTGGGGAAGCAGAAGATATAAGAATGAGCATGTTCAACTACAACAGAGATGACAATGGTGGTCAAGGAATTGGGCATGAAGgaagagggagagggagagggagaggaaGGGGAACGGGGAGAGGGAGAGGAAGGGGAGACGACAATGAGTATCTTGTGTGGCAGCCTCAAAACCAATTTGATTTGGAAGATTCTAAT GTACGAAGGGGACATTGTGGGGAAGCAGAAGATATAAGAATGAGCATGTTCAACTACAACAGAGACGACAATGGTGGTCAAGGAATTGAGCATGAAGgaagagggagagggagagggagaggaaGGGGAAGGGGGGGAGGGAGGGGGAGGGGAAGAGGAAGGGGCAGATTTTGA